One stretch of Pseudomonas fluorescens Q2-87 DNA includes these proteins:
- a CDS encoding ABC transporter ATP-binding protein yields MSHSLLLNLHNLACGYQDQRVVQHLNLHLNAGDIGCLLGSSGCGKTTTLRAIAGFEPVHEGEIQLAGETISRPGFTLAPEKRRIGMVFQDYALFPHLSVAQNIAFGIGKHPDKHRVVEELLELVNLKNLGKRYPHELSGGQQQRVALARALAPEPQLLLLDEPFSNLDGELRRKLSHEVRDILKARGTSAILVTHDQEEAFAVSDHVGVFKEGRLEQWDTPYNLYHEPLTPFVASFIGQGYFIRGRLESPESVQTELGILQGNRAYTWPIGAAVDVLLRPDDIVYAPDSPLTAHIVGKTFLGASTLYRLQLPTGAQLESIFPSHADHQIGASVGIRVAAEHLVLFQASGSTAAQIPLVESGVRRYSAAS; encoded by the coding sequence ATGAGCCATTCCCTGCTACTGAACCTGCACAACCTGGCGTGCGGCTACCAGGACCAACGGGTTGTCCAGCACCTCAACCTGCACCTCAATGCCGGTGACATTGGTTGCCTGCTCGGTTCGTCCGGGTGCGGCAAGACCACGACCCTACGGGCCATCGCCGGCTTCGAGCCGGTGCACGAAGGCGAAATCCAGCTGGCCGGGGAAACCATTTCCCGCCCAGGCTTTACCCTCGCCCCGGAAAAACGCCGTATCGGCATGGTGTTCCAGGACTATGCACTGTTTCCCCACCTGAGCGTGGCGCAGAACATTGCCTTTGGCATTGGCAAGCATCCGGACAAGCATCGCGTCGTCGAAGAGCTGCTGGAACTGGTCAACCTGAAGAACCTGGGCAAGCGTTATCCCCATGAGCTGTCCGGCGGCCAGCAGCAGCGCGTGGCCCTGGCCCGTGCGCTGGCACCGGAGCCGCAGTTGCTGTTGCTCGATGAACCCTTTTCCAACCTCGATGGCGAGCTGCGACGCAAGCTCAGCCATGAAGTGCGGGACATCCTCAAGGCCCGCGGCACCAGCGCGATCCTGGTCACCCACGACCAGGAAGAAGCCTTCGCCGTGAGCGACCATGTCGGCGTGTTCAAGGAAGGTCGACTGGAACAATGGGACACGCCCTACAACCTCTACCATGAACCCCTGACGCCTTTCGTCGCCAGTTTCATCGGCCAGGGTTATTTCATTCGCGGCCGCCTCGAAAGCCCGGAATCGGTGCAGACCGAGCTGGGCATCCTGCAGGGCAACCGCGCCTACACCTGGCCCATTGGTGCTGCGGTGGACGTGCTGCTGCGCCCGGACGACATCGTCTACGCACCGGACAGCCCGCTCACAGCCCATATCGTCGGCAAGACGTTCCTGGGGGCTTCCACCCTGTATCGCCTGCAATTGCCAACCGGCGCGCAACTGGAATCGATTTTCCCCAGCCATGCCGATCATCAGATCGGGGCCAGCGTCGGCATCCGCGTGGCGGCTGAGCATTTGGTGTTGTTCCAGGCTTCGGGCAGCACGGCGGCGCAGATACCGCTGGTGGAAAGCGGCGTGCGGCGATATAGCGCGGCCAGTTAA
- the glpD gene encoding glycerol-3-phosphate dehydrogenase codes for MPTSTLPTPPLAEIYDIAVIGGGINGVGIAADAAGRGLSVFLCEKDDLASHTSSASSKLIHGGLRYLEHYEFRLVREALAEREVLLTKAPHIVKQMRFVLPHRPHLRPAWMIRAGLFLYDHLGKREQLAGSRSLKFGADSVLKSEITRGFEYSDCWVDDARLVVLNAMAAREKGAHIHTRTRCVNARRSKGLWHLHMERADGSLFSIRAKALVNAAGPWVAKFIRDDLKMESPYGIRLIQGSHLIVPKLYEGEHAHILQNEDQRIVFTIPYLNQFTLIGTTDREYTGDPANVAITDGETDYLLKVVNAHFKKQVSRDDILHSYSGVRPLCNDESDNPSAVTRDYTLALSGGGEEAPLLSVFGGKLTTYRKLAESAMAQLAPYFTQMRPSWTAVATLPGGENMTTPQALCSAIRDKYDWLPKDIARRWSTTYGSRTWRMLEGVHTLGDMGEHIGAGLYTREVDYLCSDEWALDARDILWRRSKLGLFTTPAEQEKLQQYLDKVEHNRRKIEAA; via the coding sequence ATGCCCACTTCTACCTTGCCTACGCCCCCTCTCGCCGAGATTTACGATATCGCCGTCATTGGTGGTGGAATCAATGGCGTGGGGATTGCCGCGGACGCTGCCGGTCGCGGTCTTTCGGTGTTCCTTTGCGAAAAAGACGACCTGGCCAGCCATACCTCCTCGGCCAGCAGCAAGTTGATCCACGGTGGCCTGCGCTACCTTGAACATTATGAGTTTCGCCTGGTGCGTGAAGCGCTGGCCGAACGGGAAGTGCTGCTGACCAAGGCTCCCCATATCGTCAAGCAGATGCGCTTTGTCCTGCCCCACCGTCCACATTTGCGTCCCGCCTGGATGATTCGAGCAGGCCTGTTCCTTTACGATCACCTCGGCAAACGCGAGCAACTCGCCGGCTCGAGAAGTTTGAAGTTCGGCGCCGACAGCGTACTGAAAAGCGAGATCACCCGCGGTTTCGAATACTCCGACTGCTGGGTCGATGACGCACGCTTGGTGGTGCTCAACGCCATGGCCGCCCGGGAAAAAGGCGCGCATATCCACACCCGTACACGCTGCGTCAATGCTCGGCGCAGCAAGGGCTTGTGGCATTTGCATATGGAACGTGCCGACGGCAGCCTGTTTTCGATTCGCGCCAAGGCGTTGGTGAACGCCGCCGGCCCGTGGGTCGCCAAGTTCATTCGCGACGACCTGAAGATGGAATCGCCCTATGGCATCCGCCTGATCCAGGGCAGTCACCTGATCGTGCCGAAACTCTACGAAGGCGAGCATGCGCACATTCTTCAGAACGAAGACCAGCGCATCGTGTTCACCATTCCGTACCTGAACCAGTTCACCCTGATCGGCACGACCGATCGCGAATACACTGGCGACCCGGCCAACGTGGCGATTACCGACGGCGAAACCGATTATCTGCTGAAGGTTGTCAATGCGCACTTCAAGAAGCAGGTCAGCCGCGACGACATCCTGCACAGCTATTCCGGTGTGCGCCCACTGTGCAATGACGAGTCCGACAACCCGTCGGCCGTGACCCGGGACTACACCCTTGCGCTCTCGGGCGGTGGCGAAGAAGCGCCATTGCTGTCGGTGTTCGGCGGCAAGCTGACCACCTACCGCAAACTGGCCGAATCGGCCATGGCGCAACTGGCACCTTATTTCACCCAGATGCGCCCAAGCTGGACCGCCGTAGCCACGCTTCCTGGCGGTGAGAACATGACCACCCCGCAGGCTTTGTGCTCGGCGATTCGCGACAAGTACGACTGGTTGCCGAAGGACATCGCCCGTCGCTGGTCCACCACCTACGGCAGCCGTACCTGGCGCATGCTCGAAGGCGTCCACACCCTCGGCGACATGGGCGAGCACATCGGCGCTGGCCTCTACACCCGGGAAGTCGATTACCTGTGCAGCGATGAATGGGCCCTCGACGCCCGCGACATCCTGTGGCGCCGCAGCAAGCTGGGCTTGTTCACCACCCCGGCCGAGCAGGAAAAGCTGCAGCAATACCTGGACAAGGTCGAGCACAACCGGCGCAAGATCGAAGCGGCGTGA
- a CDS encoding PhzF family phenazine biosynthesis protein, protein MQLAFHQIDAFSDRPFGGNPAMVYRLDAWLADDLMQKIAAEHNLAETAFLVREGQYWHIRWFTPTTEVPLCGHATLASAHVLFEIYHETAERLDFICRSGPLSVTREGDRLWLDFPAIVPVELGASLAVQSALGVEAVDVLSSNELFVVLESEQAVLDCKPDMAALAKLPWPGAIVTAPGSKHDFVSRYFAPAIGINEDPVTGSTHCSLIPYWSKRLGKHGLTAYQRSARGGALFCRLEGDRVKIGGDATLVASGTLTLG, encoded by the coding sequence ATGCAGCTTGCGTTTCATCAGATCGATGCGTTCAGCGACCGGCCGTTTGGCGGTAACCCGGCGATGGTCTATCGTCTCGACGCCTGGCTGGCCGATGATTTGATGCAGAAGATCGCCGCCGAACATAACCTGGCGGAAACGGCATTTCTCGTACGCGAAGGTCAGTATTGGCACATCCGCTGGTTCACACCCACCACGGAAGTGCCGCTGTGCGGGCACGCCACGTTGGCCAGCGCTCATGTGCTGTTCGAGATTTATCACGAAACCGCCGAGCGGCTGGATTTCATCTGCAGATCCGGTCCGTTGAGCGTCACCCGCGAAGGCGATCGGCTATGGCTCGATTTTCCGGCCATCGTGCCGGTCGAGCTGGGCGCTTCGCTGGCAGTCCAGAGCGCGTTGGGTGTCGAGGCGGTGGATGTGTTGAGCTCCAATGAGTTGTTCGTCGTACTGGAATCGGAGCAGGCGGTACTCGATTGCAAGCCGGACATGGCGGCCCTGGCGAAACTGCCATGGCCGGGGGCTATCGTGACGGCCCCTGGAAGCAAGCATGATTTCGTCTCGCGCTACTTTGCCCCGGCGATAGGCATCAACGAAGACCCGGTGACCGGCTCGACCCATTGCAGCTTGATTCCATACTGGTCCAAGCGCTTGGGTAAACACGGGCTGACGGCTTATCAGCGTTCAGCTCGCGGCGGGGCGCTGTTTTGCCGGCTGGAGGGCGATCGGGTGAAGATTGGCGGAGACGCGACGTTGGTGGCCAGTGGGACGTTGACGCTGGGCTGA
- a CDS encoding glutamate/aspartate ABC transporter substrate-binding protein encodes MRIVPHLLGAAIAAALISTPVFAAELTGTLKKIKESGFITLGHRDASIPFSYIADASGKPVGYSHDIQMKVVEAIKKDLAMPDLQVKYNLVTSQTRIPLVQNGTVDLECGSTTNNVERQQQVDFSVGIFEIGTKLLSKKDSKYKDFDDLKGKNVVTTAGTTSERILKAMNADKQMGMNVISAKDHGESFQMLESGRAVAFMMDDALLAGEAAKAKKADDWAVTGTPQSYEIYGCMMRKGDEPFKKAVDDAIVATYKSGEINTIYEKWFMQPIPPKGLNLNFPMSDELKALIATPTDKAADDKKS; translated from the coding sequence ATGCGTATCGTTCCCCATCTCCTGGGCGCAGCCATTGCTGCCGCTCTGATCAGCACCCCGGTTTTCGCAGCCGAACTGACCGGCACGTTGAAAAAGATCAAAGAGTCCGGCTTTATCACGTTGGGTCATCGCGACGCTTCCATTCCGTTTTCCTACATCGCGGACGCCTCGGGCAAACCGGTTGGCTATTCCCACGACATCCAGATGAAAGTCGTCGAAGCGATCAAGAAAGACCTGGCTATGCCCGACCTGCAGGTCAAATACAACCTGGTCACCTCGCAGACCCGAATCCCGCTGGTCCAGAACGGCACCGTGGACCTGGAATGCGGCTCGACCACCAACAACGTCGAGCGTCAGCAGCAGGTTGACTTCTCCGTTGGCATCTTCGAGATCGGCACCAAGCTGCTGTCCAAGAAAGACTCCAAGTACAAGGATTTCGACGACCTCAAGGGCAAGAACGTCGTAACCACCGCCGGTACCACGTCCGAGCGCATCCTCAAGGCAATGAACGCCGACAAACAAATGGGCATGAACGTCATCTCCGCCAAGGACCACGGCGAGTCCTTCCAGATGCTGGAATCGGGCCGTGCCGTCGCGTTCATGATGGACGACGCCCTGCTGGCAGGTGAGGCAGCCAAGGCCAAGAAGGCCGATGACTGGGCCGTGACCGGTACGCCACAGTCCTATGAAATCTACGGCTGCATGATGCGCAAGGGCGATGAGCCGTTCAAAAAGGCTGTCGACGACGCCATCGTGGCAACCTACAAATCGGGCGAGATCAACACGATCTACGAAAAATGGTTCATGCAACCTATCCCGCCAAAAGGCCTGAACCTGAACTTCCCGATGAGCGACGAGCTCAAGGCCCTGATCGCCACGCCGACCGACAAAGCGGCTGACGACAAGAAATCCTGA
- a CDS encoding DeoR/GlpR family transcriptional regulator encodes MNLPPRQQQILELVRERGYVSIDEMAQLFIVTPQTIRRDINQLAEANLLRRYHGGAAYDSSVENTAYAMRADQMRDEKQRIAEAIAAQIPDHASLFINIGTTTESIARALLNHNHLKVITNNLHVASILSAKDDFEVLIAGGNVRRDGGVVGQASVDFINQFKVDFALVGISGIDEDGSLLDFDYQEVRVSQAIIANARQVLLAADSSKFGRNAMVRLGPISLIDCLVTDQQPVPALAQLLSQHKIRLEVV; translated from the coding sequence ATGAATCTGCCTCCCCGCCAGCAGCAAATTCTCGAACTGGTCCGCGAACGCGGCTATGTCAGCATCGATGAAATGGCGCAGTTGTTCATCGTCACCCCGCAAACCATCCGCCGTGATATCAATCAATTGGCGGAAGCGAACCTGCTGCGCCGCTACCATGGCGGCGCAGCCTACGATTCAAGCGTGGAAAACACCGCCTACGCCATGCGCGCCGATCAGATGCGTGATGAGAAACAACGCATCGCCGAAGCCATTGCCGCGCAGATCCCCGACCACGCCTCGCTGTTCATCAACATCGGCACCACCACCGAATCCATCGCCCGGGCGTTGCTCAATCACAACCATCTCAAGGTCATCACCAACAACCTGCACGTGGCTTCGATCCTCAGCGCCAAGGACGACTTCGAAGTCCTGATCGCCGGCGGCAATGTACGTCGCGACGGTGGTGTAGTCGGCCAGGCCAGCGTCGACTTCATCAACCAATTCAAGGTCGACTTCGCCTTGGTGGGCATCAGCGGGATCGATGAAGACGGCAGCCTGCTGGATTTTGACTATCAGGAGGTTCGGGTTTCCCAGGCCATCATCGCCAACGCCCGGCAAGTACTGCTGGCGGCCGACTCCAGCAAGTTCGGACGCAATGCCATGGTCCGCCTGGGCCCCATCAGCCTGATCGATTGCCTGGTGACCGACCAGCAACCGGTGCCGGCCCTGGCGCAATTGCTCAGCCAGCACAAGATTCGGCTGGAAGTGGTTTAA
- a CDS encoding amino acid ABC transporter permease, whose amino-acid sequence MEFDFTGIIPAIPGLWNGMVMTLKLMAMGVVGGIVLGTILALMRLSHNKLISNIAGAYVNYFRSIPLLLVITWFYLAVPFVLRWITGEDTPIGAFGSCVVAFMMFEAAYFCEIVRAGVQSIAKGQMGAAQALGMNYGQTMRLIILPQAFRKMTPLLLQQSIILFQDTSLVYTVGLVDFLNASRANGDIIGRSNEFLIIAGLVYFTISFAASLLVKRLQKRFAV is encoded by the coding sequence ATGGAATTCGACTTCACTGGCATCATCCCCGCCATTCCCGGCTTGTGGAACGGCATGGTGATGACCCTCAAGCTGATGGCCATGGGCGTGGTCGGCGGGATCGTCCTGGGAACCATCCTGGCGCTGATGCGCCTGTCCCATAACAAGCTGATTTCCAATATTGCCGGCGCCTACGTCAATTATTTCCGTTCGATTCCGCTGCTGCTGGTCATCACCTGGTTCTACCTGGCGGTGCCGTTCGTGTTGCGCTGGATCACTGGCGAAGACACGCCTATCGGTGCGTTCGGCTCCTGCGTCGTGGCGTTCATGATGTTCGAAGCCGCGTACTTCTGCGAAATCGTGCGGGCCGGCGTGCAGTCGATTGCCAAGGGCCAGATGGGTGCCGCCCAGGCACTGGGCATGAATTATGGCCAGACCATGCGCCTGATCATCCTGCCCCAGGCGTTTCGCAAGATGACCCCGCTGTTGCTGCAACAAAGCATCATCCTGTTTCAGGACACCTCGCTGGTCTACACCGTCGGCCTGGTGGACTTCCTCAATGCTTCGCGGGCCAATGGCGACATCATCGGCCGCTCCAATGAGTTCCTGATCATCGCAGGTCTCGTGTACTTCACAATCAGCTTTGCCGCCTCGCTGCTGGTCAAGCGTCTGCAAAAAAGGTTCGCCGTATGA
- a CDS encoding amino acid ABC transporter ATP-binding protein produces the protein MISIKNINKWYGDFQVLTNCSTEVSKGEVVVVCGPSGSGKSTLIKCVNALEPFQKGDIVVDGTSIADPKTNLPKLRSRVGMVFQHFELFPHLTITENLTIAQIKVLGRSKEEATQKGLQLLERVGLSAHAHKHPGQLSGGQQQRVAIARALAMDPVVMLFDEPTSALDPEMVNEVLDVMVQLAHEGMTMMCVTHEMGFARKVANRVIFMDQGQIIEDCKKEEFFGDISARSERAQHFLEKILQH, from the coding sequence ATGATCTCTATCAAGAATATCAACAAGTGGTATGGGGACTTCCAGGTACTGACCAATTGCAGCACCGAGGTCAGCAAGGGTGAAGTCGTGGTGGTGTGCGGCCCTTCGGGCTCGGGCAAGTCCACGCTGATCAAGTGCGTGAACGCGCTGGAACCGTTCCAGAAAGGCGACATCGTGGTCGACGGCACCTCCATCGCCGACCCGAAGACCAACCTGCCGAAACTGCGCTCCCGAGTGGGCATGGTATTCCAGCATTTCGAGCTGTTCCCGCACCTGACCATCACCGAAAACCTGACCATCGCGCAGATCAAGGTGCTGGGCCGCAGCAAGGAAGAAGCCACCCAGAAAGGCCTGCAATTGCTTGAGCGAGTCGGTCTGTCGGCCCACGCCCACAAGCATCCGGGCCAGCTCTCCGGCGGCCAGCAGCAGCGCGTGGCGATTGCCCGCGCCCTGGCGATGGACCCGGTGGTGATGCTGTTCGACGAACCGACTTCGGCCCTTGACCCGGAAATGGTCAACGAAGTGCTCGACGTCATGGTGCAACTGGCCCACGAAGGCATGACCATGATGTGCGTGACCCACGAAATGGGCTTCGCCCGCAAAGTGGCGAACCGGGTGATCTTCATGGACCAGGGGCAGATCATCGAAGACTGCAAGAAGGAAGAGTTCTTCGGCGACATCAGCGCCCGCTCCGAACGAGCGCAGCATTTCCTCGAGAAAATCCTGCAGCACTAA
- the glpK gene encoding glycerol kinase GlpK: protein MTDIENKNYIIALDQGTTSSRAIIFDRDANVVCTAQREFVQHYPQPGWVEHDPMEIFATQSAVMVEALAQAGLHHDQVAAIGITNQRETTVVWDKTTGRPIYNAIVWQCRRSTEICQQLKRDGHEQYISETTGLVTDPYFSGTKLKWILDNVEGSRERARNGELLFGTVDSWLIWKFTGGKVHVTDYTNASRTMLFNIHSLEWDAKMLDILDIPREMLPEVKSSSEIYGRTKSGIAIGGIAGDQQAALFGQMCVEPGQAKNTYGTGCFLLMNTGSKAVKSNHGMLTTIACGPRGEVAYALEGAVFNGGSTVQWLRDELKIINDALDTEYFANKVKDSNGVYLVPAFTGLGAPYWDPYARGALFGLTRGVRVDHIIRAALESIAYQTRDVLDAMQQDSGERLKALRVDGGAVANNFLMQFQADILGTQVERPKMRETTALGAAYLAGLACGFWGSLEELRGKAVIEREFEPQLDEQAKEKLYAGWQKAVSRTRDWEPHEDAE, encoded by the coding sequence ATGACCGATATTGAGAACAAGAACTACATCATTGCCCTCGACCAGGGTACGACCAGCTCGCGCGCGATCATTTTCGACCGTGACGCCAACGTGGTCTGCACCGCCCAACGCGAATTCGTCCAGCATTACCCGCAGCCCGGTTGGGTCGAACACGATCCAATGGAAATCTTCGCCACCCAAAGCGCGGTCATGGTCGAAGCCCTGGCCCAGGCCGGCCTGCATCATGACCAGGTCGCCGCCATCGGCATCACCAACCAGCGGGAAACCACTGTGGTGTGGGACAAGACCACCGGCCGCCCGATTTACAACGCTATCGTCTGGCAATGCCGCCGCAGCACCGAGATCTGCCAGCAGCTCAAGCGCGACGGTCACGAGCAGTACATCAGCGAAACAACCGGCCTGGTCACCGATCCGTACTTCTCCGGGACCAAGCTCAAGTGGATCCTGGACAACGTCGAAGGCAGCCGCGAGCGCGCGCGCAACGGTGAGTTGCTGTTCGGCACCGTCGACAGCTGGCTGATCTGGAAATTTACCGGTGGCAAGGTCCATGTCACTGATTACACCAATGCCTCGCGCACCATGCTGTTCAATATTCACTCGCTGGAGTGGGATGCGAAGATGCTCGACATCCTCGACATCCCTCGCGAAATGCTTCCGGAAGTGAAGTCGTCTTCGGAAATCTACGGCCGGACCAAAAGCGGTATCGCCATCGGCGGCATCGCCGGCGACCAACAGGCCGCCCTCTTCGGCCAAATGTGCGTGGAGCCGGGCCAGGCGAAAAACACCTACGGCACCGGCTGCTTCCTGCTGATGAACACCGGTAGCAAGGCCGTGAAATCCAACCATGGCATGCTCACCACCATCGCCTGTGGCCCGCGCGGCGAAGTGGCCTATGCCCTGGAAGGCGCGGTATTCAATGGTGGTTCTACCGTCCAATGGCTGCGCGACGAGCTGAAAATCATCAATGACGCGCTGGACACCGAATACTTCGCCAATAAGGTCAAGGACAGCAACGGTGTGTACCTCGTACCGGCCTTCACCGGTCTTGGCGCGCCGTACTGGGACCCCTATGCCCGCGGCGCCCTGTTCGGCCTGACTCGTGGCGTGCGGGTCGATCACATCATTCGCGCAGCGCTGGAATCGATTGCCTACCAGACCCGCGACGTACTTGACGCCATGCAGCAGGATTCGGGCGAACGCCTCAAGGCCCTGCGCGTCGACGGCGGTGCGGTGGCGAACAACTTCCTGATGCAGTTCCAGGCGGATATTTTGGGCACCCAGGTCGAACGCCCGAAAATGCGCGAGACCACTGCCCTGGGCGCCGCCTACCTGGCCGGCCTGGCGTGCGGCTTCTGGGGCAGCCTGGAAGAATTGCGCGGCAAAGCGGTGATCGAGCGCGAATTCGAACCGCAACTGGACGAGCAAGCGAAGGAAAAACTCTATGCCGGCTGGCAGAAAGCAGTCAGCCGCACCCGTGACTGGGAGCCTCACGAAGACGCTGAATAA
- the ybaK gene encoding Cys-tRNA(Pro) deacylase, whose product MTPALDLLKKVRAEHRIHSYEHDPKAASYGLEAAEKLGLEPAQVFKTLLAASEKGELLVAVVPVAGSLDLKGLAHAAGVKKVEMADPAAAQRSTGYLLGGISPLGQKKRLRTFIDASARSHSSIYVSAGRRGLEVELAPAVLAEHTGATFADIGRA is encoded by the coding sequence ATGACACCCGCGTTGGATCTGCTTAAGAAAGTGCGTGCCGAACATCGCATCCACAGCTACGAACACGACCCCAAGGCTGCGTCCTACGGTTTGGAGGCGGCTGAGAAGCTGGGGTTGGAGCCGGCGCAAGTGTTCAAGACGTTGCTGGCGGCCAGCGAAAAAGGCGAACTGCTGGTAGCGGTGGTACCGGTGGCCGGAAGCCTGGATTTGAAAGGACTGGCTCATGCGGCTGGGGTAAAAAAGGTCGAGATGGCCGACCCGGCCGCGGCGCAGCGCTCGACCGGCTATCTACTCGGCGGCATCAGCCCGCTGGGGCAGAAGAAGCGGCTGCGCACTTTTATCGACGCATCCGCACGATCACATTCCAGCATTTATGTCAGTGCCGGACGGCGCGGGCTGGAGGTCGAACTGGCGCCGGCAGTCCTGGCGGAGCATACCGGGGCGACGTTCGCCGATATCGGGCGTGCTTGA
- a CDS encoding MIP/aquaporin family protein, producing MTTALQQPSLSSQCLAEFLGTALLIFFGTGCVAALKVAGASFGLWEISIIWGVGVSMAIYLSAGISGAHLNPAVSIALSLFTDFEKRKLPFYIVCQIAGAFCGALLVYTLYSNLFFDFEQSRHMIRGTEASLELASVFSTYPHPALSTGQAFLVETIITAILMGVIMSLTDDSNGLPRGALAPLLIGLLIAVIGSSMGPLTGFAMNPARDFGPKLMTFFAGWGEISLTGGRDVPYFLVPIFAPILGACLGAAAYRGLIARHLPSAITATKDATPSIDGKPRTS from the coding sequence ATGACAACTGCTTTACAACAGCCATCCCTTTCCAGCCAATGCCTGGCCGAATTCCTGGGCACTGCCCTGCTGATTTTTTTTGGTACCGGTTGCGTTGCAGCGCTCAAGGTCGCGGGTGCAAGTTTCGGCTTGTGGGAAATCAGCATTATCTGGGGCGTCGGCGTCAGCATGGCCATTTACCTCAGCGCGGGCATTTCCGGCGCGCACCTGAACCCAGCCGTCAGTATCGCCCTGAGCCTCTTCACTGACTTCGAAAAGCGCAAACTTCCGTTCTATATCGTTTGCCAGATCGCCGGTGCTTTCTGTGGAGCCCTGCTGGTCTATACGCTATACAGCAATCTATTTTTCGATTTCGAACAGTCGCGGCACATGATTCGCGGCACAGAAGCCAGCCTCGAATTGGCCTCGGTGTTCTCGACCTACCCGCACCCGGCGCTGTCCACAGGCCAGGCCTTCCTGGTGGAGACGATCATCACTGCCATCCTGATGGGCGTGATCATGTCCCTGACCGATGACAGCAATGGCCTGCCTCGCGGCGCATTGGCGCCGCTGCTGATCGGCCTGCTCATTGCAGTGATCGGCAGCTCGATGGGGCCACTTACCGGCTTCGCGATGAACCCGGCGCGAGACTTCGGCCCTAAACTGATGACTTTCTTTGCAGGCTGGGGTGAAATTTCCCTCACGGGCGGGCGCGATGTCCCGTACTTCCTGGTTCCGATTTTTGCACCGATTCTTGGTGCGTGCCTTGGCGCTGCGGCTTATCGCGGGTTGATTGCCCGCCATCTGCCCAGCGCCATAACTGCTACAAAGGATGCAACACCTTCCATTGACGGGAAGCCCAGAACGTCCTGA
- a CDS encoding amino acid ABC transporter permease, whose product MNYNWDWGVFFKSTGVGSETYLDWYIAGLGWTIAIAVVAWIVALLLGSILGVMRTVPNRLVSGIATCYVELFRNVPLLVQLFIWYFLVPDLLPADMQEWYKQDLNPTTSAYLSVVVCLGLFTAARVCEQVRTGIQALPRGQESAARAMGFKLPQIYWNVLLPQAYRIIIPPLTSEFLNVFKNSSVASLIGLMELLAQTKQTAEFSANLFEAFTLATLIYFTLNMSLMLLMRMVEKKVAVPGLISVGGK is encoded by the coding sequence ATGAATTACAACTGGGACTGGGGCGTGTTCTTCAAGTCTACCGGCGTGGGCAGCGAGACTTATCTCGACTGGTACATCGCCGGCCTGGGCTGGACCATCGCCATCGCCGTCGTGGCCTGGATCGTTGCCCTGCTGCTGGGCTCGATCCTCGGTGTAATGCGCACCGTGCCGAACCGGCTGGTGTCGGGTATCGCCACCTGCTACGTGGAGCTTTTCCGTAACGTGCCGCTGTTGGTGCAGTTGTTCATCTGGTACTTCCTGGTGCCCGACCTGCTGCCCGCCGATATGCAGGAATGGTACAAGCAGGACCTGAACCCGACCACTTCGGCCTACCTGAGCGTAGTCGTGTGCCTGGGCCTGTTCACCGCCGCGCGGGTCTGCGAACAGGTTCGCACCGGTATCCAGGCGTTGCCACGCGGCCAGGAATCGGCCGCCCGCGCCATGGGCTTCAAGCTGCCGCAGATCTACTGGAATGTGCTGCTGCCCCAGGCCTACCGGATCATCATTCCGCCGCTTACCTCGGAATTCCTCAACGTCTTCAAGAACTCTTCCGTGGCCTCGCTGATCGGCCTGATGGAACTGCTCGCGCAGACCAAGCAGACCGCCGAGTTCTCCGCCAACCTGTTCGAAGCCTTCACGCTGGCGACGCTGATCTACTTCACCCTGAACATGAGCCTGATGCTGCTGATGCGCATGGTCGAGAAGAAAGTCGCGGTGCCCGGCCTGATTTCCGTGGGGGGTAAATAA